A segment of the Alistipes communis genome:
TCGAAATCGGGCAGGAAGTCCGTCTGCTTGTTCAGCGCGTAGGTGACCATTTCGCCGCCGGCGAGTTTTACCGCAGCGCTGTAAGTGGGGTAGCCGGGATTGGGTACGAGCACCTTGTCGCCCTCGTTGAGGAAGGTCATGCAGACGTGCATCAGGCCCTCTTTCGAACCGATCAGGGGGTAGACCTCCGTCTTCCAGTCGAGATCCACGCCATAGAACTTCTTGTACCAGTCAGCGAAAGCCTTGCGCAGGATGGGTTCCCCCTGATAGGACATATACTTGTGTACGTCGGGGCGCTGCGCTTCACGGGCCAGCGTGTCGATGACCGTCTGTGCAGGCGGAAGGTCGGGGCTGCCCATGGCCAACTTGATGATTTGACGGCCGGTAGCCGCCTCCGTTTCGGCGATTTCGCGCAAACGACGCGAAAAATAGTACTCGCCGATACCGTCCAGACGATGTGAACGCTCGATAGTTACTCCTTTTCCCATAAGATTCAGTGTGAAATCATTAACAGCACAAAGATAATTAAATTAATTAACATCCCGACACGATTCCGCTACTTATTTTCGATCGGACGGTACACATTCGCCGCCGTTCGTCGTATATTTGCGCCCGTGTTGGGACTGTTCCATATCCTTCTGTTCTGGTTGGCAGGCAATGCAATCGCCTATTTCACAGGAAGCTATATCTCCGGAAACGTGATCGGCATGGTATTGCTTTTCGCCGCGTTGCGCCTGCGGATCGTCAAACCGCACCGCGTACGCCCCGCCGCACGGTTCCTGCTCGGCTCGATGGGCCTCTTTTTCGTTCCCTTCGGCGTGGGACTGATGGTCTCCTACGACCTGATCGCGCGACACCTGTGGGCAATCGCGGTCGCCAGCATCGTCAGCACGCTGCTGGTCCTGCTCAGCGTAGGGTGGACATTCCAGAAAATCGGCCGCAAACCATGATCCGCACCTTCATCGACTCCGACATGTTCC
Coding sequences within it:
- a CDS encoding CidA/LrgA family protein: MLGLFHILLFWLAGNAIAYFTGSYISGNVIGMVLLFAALRLRIVKPHRVRPAARFLLGSMGLFFVPFGVGLMVSYDLIARHLWAIAVASIVSTLLVLLSVGWTFQKIGRKP